In Miniphocaeibacter halophilus, the following proteins share a genomic window:
- the pdxA gene encoding 4-hydroxythreonine-4-phosphate dehydrogenase PdxA yields the protein MKPIIGIPLGDPAGIGPEITIKTFNDDETINNCNLILVGDKYVVEKAIEVTGINMNINIIEKVSEAKFEKGTIDLIDLGLIKEDFEFGKVNSTCGNASYQYIKVVGELAMAKEVDAIATTPINKESLRAANIPYIGHTEMLEDISGVHDPLTMFEVENLRVFFLSRHLSLRDAIDVVKYDRVLDYIRRCTEALNKLGVKGKMAVAGLNPHSGEHGLFGMEEVEEITPAIEQAQKEGYDVVGPVGADSVFHQALQGQYACVLSLYHDQGHIATKTYNFEKTISITNSMPFLRTSVDHGTAYDIAGKNIASAVSMIEAVKLAAKYAPYFNS from the coding sequence CAGGAATAGGACCTGAAATAACAATAAAAACATTTAATGATGATGAAACTATTAATAATTGTAATTTAATTCTAGTAGGTGATAAATACGTAGTAGAGAAGGCAATAGAAGTTACCGGAATTAATATGAATATTAATATAATAGAAAAAGTTTCTGAAGCGAAGTTCGAAAAAGGCACTATTGATTTAATAGATTTAGGTTTAATAAAAGAAGATTTTGAATTTGGTAAAGTAAACTCTACTTGTGGTAATGCTTCTTACCAATATATTAAGGTAGTTGGGGAATTAGCAATGGCAAAAGAAGTCGATGCCATAGCCACAACTCCTATTAATAAAGAATCCTTAAGAGCTGCTAACATACCATATATAGGTCATACAGAAATGCTAGAGGATATTTCCGGAGTTCATGATCCTTTAACTATGTTTGAAGTTGAAAACTTAAGGGTGTTTTTCTTATCGAGACATCTTTCTTTAAGAGATGCAATTGATGTTGTTAAATACGATAGAGTACTGGATTATATTAGAAGATGTACAGAGGCCTTAAATAAACTTGGTGTTAAAGGAAAAATGGCAGTAGCTGGATTAAACCCACATTCAGGAGAACACGGACTTTTTGGAATGGAGGAAGTTGAAGAAATAACACCGGCAATAGAGCAAGCACAAAAGGAAGGTTATGATGTTGTAGGACCTGTAGGAGCTGATTCTGTATTCCATCAAGCATTACAAGGACAATATGCATGTGTTTTAAGTCTTTACCATGATCAAGGACATATTGCAACAAAAACATATAATTTTGAAAAAACAATATCTATTACTAATTCTATGCCATTTTTAAGAACTAGTGTAGACCATGGAACAGCATATGATATAGCAGGAAAAAACATAGCTTCAGCTGTAAGTATGATTGAAGCGGTAAAACTTGCTGCAAAATATGCTCCATATTTTAATAGCTAG
- a CDS encoding GntP family permease, with protein sequence MERMVAALIIGIILLVFLILKTKIHTFLALILASIFIGIVGGMPQNDVLTAITNGFGSTLGSIGIIIGFGVMMGQIFETSGAATRMAYTFIKLFGKDREEAALSVTGFLVSIPIFCDSGFVILSPLAKALSKQTKKSVISLGIALASGLVITHSLVPPTPGPVGAAGIFGANVGSVILWGIVVAIPMMIASLIYARYMGKQIYQLPGDGAQEWIRPENREELEKKPIEYSEEGLPGVFTSFAPIIVPIILILLNTVSTAMKVKGTLGSVLVFFGTPIVAVGIGLVIAILTLTKGLDRNFVISDMEKGIQSAGIIILVTGGGGALGQVLRDSGVGEYIAGYIANSPIPPIFLPFLIATLMRFIQGSGTVAMLTAASITAPIMVSLNVDPVFATLSACIGSLFFSHFNDSFFWVVNRSLGIIDAKEQIKIWSITSTIAWAVGFIMLLIINLIFG encoded by the coding sequence ATGGAAAGAATGGTTGCAGCATTAATTATAGGAATTATATTATTGGTGTTTTTAATATTAAAGACAAAGATTCATACATTTTTAGCCTTAATATTAGCTTCAATATTTATAGGTATAGTTGGAGGCATGCCTCAAAATGATGTTTTGACGGCAATAACAAATGGGTTTGGAAGTACCTTAGGTAGCATTGGTATAATTATTGGTTTTGGAGTAATGATGGGTCAAATTTTTGAAACCAGTGGTGCAGCTACAAGAATGGCCTATACCTTCATCAAGTTATTTGGAAAGGATAGGGAAGAAGCAGCCCTATCTGTAACAGGATTTTTAGTTTCAATACCTATTTTCTGCGATTCCGGTTTTGTTATTCTTTCACCATTGGCGAAAGCTTTGTCAAAACAAACTAAAAAATCTGTAATTTCATTAGGAATAGCACTTGCTTCAGGACTTGTTATAACTCACAGTTTAGTACCACCTACTCCGGGACCGGTTGGAGCGGCAGGTATATTTGGAGCAAATGTAGGAAGTGTTATATTATGGGGGATAGTTGTTGCAATACCAATGATGATAGCATCATTAATATATGCTAGATATATGGGAAAACAAATTTACCAATTACCGGGAGATGGTGCTCAAGAGTGGATAAGACCTGAAAATAGGGAAGAATTGGAAAAGAAACCTATAGAATATTCAGAAGAAGGTCTTCCAGGTGTATTTACTTCTTTTGCTCCAATTATTGTACCAATAATATTAATACTTTTAAATACTGTATCAACAGCAATGAAAGTTAAAGGTACATTGGGAAGTGTTTTAGTGTTTTTTGGAACTCCAATTGTAGCAGTAGGTATTGGACTGGTTATAGCAATACTAACTTTAACTAAAGGCCTAGACAGAAACTTTGTTATTAGTGACATGGAAAAAGGTATACAATCCGCTGGCATTATTATATTGGTAACAGGTGGTGGAGGTGCTTTAGGACAAGTTTTAAGAGACAGTGGTGTTGGTGAATATATAGCAGGCTATATAGCAAATTCTCCAATTCCTCCAATATTTCTACCATTTTTAATAGCTACTTTAATGAGATTTATTCAAGGTAGTGGAACAGTTGCAATGTTAACGGCAGCATCAATAACAGCTCCAATTATGGTGTCCTTAAATGTTGATCCGGTTTTTGCTACATTATCTGCCTGTATAGGATCCTTATTCTTTAGTCATTTTAACGATAGTTTTTTCTGGGTTGTAAATAGATCCCTAGGAATTATAGATGCAAAAGAACAAATAAAAATTTGGTCCATAACATCAACAATAGCTTGGGCTGTAGGTTTTATAATGTTATTAATTATAAATTTAATATTCGGTTAA
- a CDS encoding NAD(P)H-dependent glycerol-3-phosphate dehydrogenase: MKITVIGCGRWGSFIAWYLNKIGNDVTLYGRESSKKFQQFKNTRTNGMIELPESIKLSSDLAVTQKSEIIVISVGAQVFRNVLEELKEYNLKDKIFVLCMKGIEIESTERLSEIAEANVDYSNRIAVWLGPGHVQEFYRGVPNCMVIDSKNEACKKFLVEKFTSPLIRFYYGNDLLGNEIGAAAKNVIGIAAGALDGLGLTSLKGALMSRGTREVSRLIEKMGGNPFSAYGLCHLGDYEATVFSQFSNNRKFGESLVKGEKFDKLAEGYYTSKAMMKLKEEYKVDLPITEAVYNVCFNKRDAKEEIENLFLRSIKNEFA, encoded by the coding sequence ATGAAAATAACTGTAATAGGTTGTGGAAGATGGGGATCTTTCATAGCTTGGTATTTAAATAAAATAGGAAATGATGTAACTCTATATGGTAGGGAAAGTTCAAAAAAATTCCAACAGTTTAAAAATACTAGGACAAATGGAATGATAGAATTGCCTGAAAGTATAAAACTTTCAAGTGATTTAGCTGTAACCCAAAAATCGGAAATCATTGTTATATCTGTTGGAGCTCAGGTTTTTAGAAATGTACTTGAAGAACTGAAAGAATATAACTTAAAGGATAAAATATTTGTCCTTTGTATGAAAGGAATAGAAATTGAGTCAACTGAAAGGTTAAGTGAAATTGCTGAAGCCAATGTAGATTATTCTAACAGAATTGCCGTTTGGTTAGGACCTGGTCATGTACAGGAATTTTACAGAGGTGTGCCAAATTGTATGGTAATAGATTCTAAAAACGAAGCTTGTAAAAAGTTTTTAGTTGAAAAGTTTACCAGCCCTTTAATTAGATTTTATTATGGAAATGATTTATTGGGAAATGAAATAGGTGCTGCGGCTAAAAATGTAATTGGTATTGCTGCTGGAGCTTTAGATGGATTAGGTTTAACATCATTAAAAGGTGCTTTAATGAGCAGAGGTACTAGAGAGGTTTCTCGTTTAATTGAAAAAATGGGTGGTAATCCCTTTTCCGCATATGGACTTTGTCATTTAGGCGATTATGAAGCTACGGTTTTCTCGCAATTTTCCAACAATAGAAAATTTGGAGAGAGCTTAGTAAAAGGGGAAAAATTTGATAAATTAGCAGAAGGTTATTATACATCTAAGGCTATGATGAAGCTAAAAGAGGAATATAAGGTTGATTTACCAATAACAGAAGCTGTTTATAATGTATGTTTTAATAAGAGGGATGCTAAGGAAGAAATTGAAAATCTATTTTTAAGAAGTATAAAAAATGAATTTGCTTAA